In a genomic window of Chryseobacterium sp. G0162:
- a CDS encoding PfkB family carbohydrate kinase — translation MKLLVVGSVAFDAIETPFGKTDKILGGAATYIGITSSILGVKSGIVSVVGGDFPQEHLDMFTNREVNIEGIEIVKEGKTFFWSGKYHNDLNTRDTLATEVNVLENFDPKIPDSMQDAEILLLGNLHPGVQLSVLEKMNNRPKLVILDTMNFWMDCAWDILMDMIAKTDVITINDEEARQLSGEYSLVKAAKKIHAMGPEYVIIKKGEHGALLFHDGKVFAIPALPLEDVFDPTGAGDTFAGGFAAYLAKKGKIDFDTMKSALIVGSAMASFTVEKFGTQRIEEVNESDMFSRLRQFKELTTFDVELQ, via the coding sequence ATGAAACTTTTAGTTGTAGGAAGTGTTGCATTTGATGCAATTGAAACACCATTTGGTAAAACGGACAAAATTTTAGGCGGAGCTGCTACTTATATTGGGATCACTTCATCTATTTTAGGCGTTAAATCCGGTATCGTTTCTGTAGTAGGAGGAGACTTTCCACAGGAACATCTTGATATGTTCACGAACAGAGAAGTAAATATCGAGGGAATTGAAATCGTAAAAGAAGGAAAAACATTCTTCTGGTCAGGAAAATATCATAATGATCTGAACACTAGAGATACGTTGGCTACAGAAGTAAACGTATTGGAGAACTTTGATCCGAAAATTCCGGATTCTATGCAGGATGCCGAAATTTTATTACTTGGTAACCTACACCCTGGAGTTCAGTTATCCGTATTGGAAAAAATGAACAACCGTCCTAAACTTGTAATCCTTGACACCATGAACTTCTGGATGGATTGTGCTTGGGATATTTTGATGGATATGATTGCTAAAACTGACGTAATTACCATCAATGATGAAGAGGCAAGACAACTTTCAGGAGAATATTCTCTGGTAAAAGCTGCTAAGAAGATCCATGCAATGGGACCTGAATATGTCATCATTAAAAAAGGAGAGCACGGAGCTTTACTTTTCCACGACGGTAAAGTATTTGCGATCCCGGCACTTCCGTTAGAAGATGTTTTTGATCCAACTGGTGCAGGAGATACTTTCGCAGGAGGTTTTGCAGCTTATTTGGCTAAAAAAGGTAAAATTGATTTTGATACCATGAAGTCTGCATTGATCGTAGGATCTGCAATGGCTTCTTTCACGGTAGAGAAATTCGGAACACAAAGAATAGAAGAAGTAAACGAATCAGATATGTTCAGCAGATTGAGACAATTCAAAGAATTGACGACATTTGATGTTGAACTGCAGTAA
- the gldD gene encoding gliding motility lipoprotein GldD produces MIKKVIFIFVSLLLISCGKDPVPKPYGELRLEYPEPKYQKFENNCAYTFEYSDFANITAAKKPCWYYLNYPKMKAKVFVTYYPIQNDFAEHIKEAEKMVYEHTIKASSIDTKSFEYPEKKVYGNFYELKGQSASNLQFYITDSTKHFVTGYLYFNTRPKPDSLAPAVNYIKNDMKHMLDSFEWKK; encoded by the coding sequence ATGATTAAAAAAGTCATTTTTATTTTTGTATCACTGCTTTTAATTTCATGTGGAAAAGACCCGGTTCCAAAACCGTATGGAGAACTGCGTCTGGAATATCCGGAACCGAAATACCAGAAGTTTGAAAACAACTGTGCGTATACCTTCGAGTATTCGGATTTCGCTAATATTACCGCAGCGAAAAAGCCTTGCTGGTATTATCTGAACTATCCAAAGATGAAAGCAAAGGTTTTTGTAACCTATTACCCGATACAGAATGACTTTGCAGAACATATCAAGGAAGCTGAAAAAATGGTATACGAACATACCATTAAAGCCAGTTCTATAGACACAAAATCATTTGAATACCCTGAAAAGAAAGTATATGGGAATTTCTATGAGCTGAAAGGGCAGAGTGCTTCCAATCTTCAATTTTACATTACAGACAGTACGAAACATTTCGTGACTGGTTACTTATACTTTAATACGAGACCGAAACCGGACTCTCTGGCTCCTGCTGTGAACTATATCAAGAATGATATGAAACATATGCTGGACTCTTTTGAATGGAAAAAATAA